From a single Photobacterium gaetbulicola Gung47 genomic region:
- a CDS encoding putative DedD protein (COG3147) has protein sequence MASKFQSRLVGTIILVAIGVIFLPDLFDGKKQHYQEQFASIPLQPEITDEVEYETIPAPEFAEVDLPPEPVTVVIDEPQPEQQVEVTAAAIEAANQPLKVEPQPVTEPKVGNQDSAWVVQLGVFRNFDNANQLVERLRKAGYQAHVFPKQPQQGDLARVVVGPDVSKQKLSGDIKKLEELTGLKGRLVRFNPLNP, from the coding sequence GTGGCAAGTAAATTTCAGAGCCGGTTGGTCGGTACGATCATTTTGGTGGCCATCGGGGTGATTTTTCTTCCCGATTTGTTCGATGGCAAGAAGCAGCATTACCAAGAGCAATTTGCCAGTATTCCGCTGCAGCCTGAAATCACCGATGAAGTCGAGTATGAAACCATCCCGGCTCCGGAGTTTGCTGAGGTGGATTTACCCCCGGAGCCGGTAACGGTGGTGATTGATGAGCCGCAGCCTGAACAGCAGGTTGAGGTTACCGCCGCGGCTATCGAGGCGGCTAACCAGCCGCTAAAGGTCGAACCGCAACCGGTCACTGAGCCGAAAGTCGGCAATCAAGACAGTGCCTGGGTGGTGCAGTTGGGGGTTTTCCGCAATTTTGATAATGCCAACCAGCTGGTTGAGCGTCTTCGTAAAGCGGGTTATCAGGCACATGTTTTTCCAAAGCAGCCTCAGCAAGGGGATCTTGCCAGGGTGGTTGTTGGTCCTGATGTGTCCAAGCAAAAGCTGTCAGGTGACATCAAGAAATTGGAAGAATTGACCGGATTGAAGGGCCGATTGGTCAGATTTAATCCACTAAACCCTTAG
- a CDS encoding putative folylpolyglutamate synthase/dihydrofolate synthase (COG0285) has protein sequence MMSGLTAPQANSPLAAWLTYLEHLHTSAIDLGLDRVQAVAQQAELTKPAPCVITVAGTNGKGSTCAMMEAILLKAGYRVGVYSSPHLVRYNERVRINGIELPDSAHSEAFAAIEQQRGETSLSLFEFGTLAALYLFKSRQVDVVLLEVGLGGRLDATNVVDHDVSVITSLAVDHVDWLGDDINVIGYEKAGIFRSGKPAVCGQPNPPATVPAHADDIDAKLYQVGYQFEYSVEEDHWRWQSGAFTLEQLPLPSLPLPNAATALMALAVAELDISDENVIEGLADASLPGRMQKVSDQPLVIMDVAHNPHSAQYFAKQLESMKQKHGKHKIHAVVAMLHDKDIAATIAEMTQVVDCWYPASLTGPRAASAEEILAHLPAATETHLTPEAAYDKALTQAQADDMVIVFGSFYTVGQITSHIEAKNQE, from the coding sequence ATGATGTCCGGATTGACAGCACCTCAAGCAAACTCCCCTTTGGCCGCATGGCTGACCTATCTTGAACACCTTCATACCAGCGCGATTGATCTTGGCCTTGACCGCGTGCAGGCGGTGGCGCAGCAAGCCGAGCTGACCAAGCCGGCCCCGTGCGTGATCACCGTGGCGGGCACCAATGGCAAGGGGTCGACCTGTGCCATGATGGAAGCGATCCTGCTCAAAGCCGGCTACCGGGTCGGGGTCTATAGCTCTCCGCATCTCGTGCGTTATAACGAGCGGGTTCGCATCAACGGCATCGAACTGCCTGATAGCGCGCATAGCGAAGCCTTTGCCGCTATTGAGCAGCAGCGCGGTGAAACCAGCTTGAGCCTGTTTGAGTTTGGTACCCTTGCTGCCCTGTATCTGTTCAAGTCTCGCCAGGTAGATGTCGTTTTATTGGAAGTAGGGTTGGGTGGCCGCCTGGACGCCACCAATGTCGTCGACCATGACGTGTCGGTGATCACCAGCCTGGCGGTTGACCATGTCGACTGGCTGGGTGATGACATCAATGTGATCGGCTATGAAAAGGCAGGTATTTTCCGCAGTGGCAAGCCTGCCGTGTGCGGCCAGCCTAACCCGCCGGCCACGGTACCGGCCCATGCCGATGATATCGATGCCAAGCTGTACCAGGTGGGTTATCAGTTTGAGTACAGTGTCGAGGAAGATCATTGGCGCTGGCAAAGTGGGGCATTCACTTTGGAGCAGCTTCCGCTGCCTTCGTTGCCATTGCCAAATGCCGCGACGGCGCTGATGGCGCTGGCGGTTGCCGAGCTAGACATTAGCGATGAGAACGTGATTGAAGGGTTGGCCGATGCCAGCTTGCCAGGGCGGATGCAGAAGGTATCAGATCAGCCTTTGGTGATCATGGATGTGGCCCACAATCCGCATTCGGCACAGTATTTTGCCAAGCAGCTGGAAAGCATGAAGCAAAAACACGGCAAGCACAAAATTCATGCTGTGGTGGCGATGCTGCACGACAAGGATATTGCTGCGACCATAGCTGAAATGACGCAAGTCGTTGACTGCTGGTATCCAGCGTCGCTGACAGGCCCGCGAGCAGCCAGTGCGGAGGAGATCCTCGCCCACCTGCCGGCGGCAACCGAGACACACCTGACCCCGGAAGCGGCTTATGACAAAGCGCTGACACAGGCACAAGCTGACGATATGGTAATTGTATTTGGCTCCTTTTACACTGTGGGGCAGATAACCAGTCACATTGAAGCAAAGAATCAGGAGTAA
- a CDS encoding acetyl-CoA carboxylase subunit beta (COG0777) produces MSWLEKILTKSNIVSSRKASIPEGVWTKCTSCEQVLYHADLERNLEVCPKCDHHMRMKARRRLETFLDADGQVEIAPELEPKDKLKFRDSKKYKDRLSAAQKASGEKDALVVKKGTLLGQPLVACAFEFSFMGGSMGSVVGAKFVHAVDEAIANNCGLVCFSASGGARMQEALMSLMQMAKTSAALERLSEKGLPFISVLTDPTMGGVSASLAMLGDINIGEPKALIGFAGQRVIEQTVREKLPEGFQRSEFLLEHGAIDMIVDRREMRQRIGGLVAKLTQSESPMVVPVPVEQPAKAEEEKAQESNEQTEE; encoded by the coding sequence ATGAGCTGGCTGGAAAAGATCCTTACAAAAAGCAATATTGTTTCTTCTCGCAAAGCGTCCATCCCTGAAGGGGTGTGGACCAAGTGTACTTCTTGCGAACAAGTGCTTTATCACGCCGATCTAGAACGTAACTTGGAAGTTTGCCCGAAATGTGACCATCACATGCGCATGAAGGCGCGTCGTCGCCTGGAAACCTTCCTGGATGCCGACGGGCAGGTTGAAATTGCGCCAGAGCTTGAGCCGAAAGACAAGCTGAAGTTCCGCGACTCCAAGAAGTATAAAGATCGTCTATCAGCTGCACAGAAGGCGAGTGGCGAGAAAGATGCCCTTGTAGTGAAGAAAGGGACTCTGCTCGGCCAGCCGCTGGTAGCCTGTGCATTCGAATTCTCTTTCATGGGGGGCTCAATGGGCTCTGTGGTTGGGGCCAAGTTCGTACACGCGGTTGATGAAGCCATCGCTAACAATTGTGGCCTGGTCTGCTTCTCGGCCAGTGGCGGTGCCCGTATGCAAGAAGCATTGATGTCACTGATGCAGATGGCTAAAACCAGTGCTGCGCTTGAGCGTCTGTCTGAAAAAGGTCTGCCGTTCATCTCGGTACTGACAGACCCGACAATGGGTGGCGTATCGGCAAGTTTGGCGATGCTGGGTGACATCAATATCGGTGAACCAAAAGCGTTGATCGGTTTTGCAGGCCAGCGCGTTATCGAGCAGACAGTTCGTGAGAAGCTGCCGGAAGGTTTCCAGCGCAGCGAGTTCCTGCTTGAGCACGGTGCGATTGACATGATTGTTGACCGCCGCGAAATGCGCCAGCGTATCGGTGGCTTGGTAGCCAAGCTGACCCAGAGTGAATCACCAATGGTTGTGCCTGTCCCTGTTGAGCAGCCAGCCAAGGCGGAAGAAGAGAAGGCGCAAGAGTCGAACGAGCAAACTGAAGAGTAA
- a CDS encoding tRNA pseudouridine synthase A (COG0101) has translation MRIALGIEYDGAKYYGWQRQRDVDSVQERLEKALSKIANKPVEVQCAGRTDAGVHGTGQVVHFDVDVDRKMAAWSMGVNAHLPKDIAVRWAKRVDDEFHARFTATARRYRYIIYNHAYRPAILASGVSHYHGELDEKAMHEAGQYLLGENDFTSFRAVYCQSRSPWRNLMHLNVSRQGNFVIIDIKANAFVHHMVRNITGSLIKVGRGEEKPEWIQWLLAQKDRTLAGATAKAEGLYLVEVDYPEEYDLPKVPVGPLFLPD, from the coding sequence ATGCGAATAGCTTTAGGTATTGAGTACGACGGTGCGAAATACTACGGTTGGCAACGCCAGCGTGATGTAGACAGTGTTCAGGAACGTTTGGAAAAGGCGCTGAGCAAGATTGCCAATAAGCCTGTAGAAGTGCAGTGCGCGGGCAGGACCGATGCTGGGGTTCATGGTACCGGGCAAGTTGTCCACTTTGATGTCGATGTTGACCGAAAGATGGCGGCGTGGAGTATGGGGGTCAATGCCCATTTGCCAAAGGATATCGCGGTGCGCTGGGCCAAAAGAGTGGATGACGAGTTTCATGCCCGTTTTACCGCGACGGCACGCCGATACCGCTACATCATTTATAATCATGCCTACCGCCCGGCTATTTTGGCCTCTGGGGTGAGCCATTACCACGGCGAGCTCGATGAAAAGGCGATGCATGAAGCCGGCCAGTACTTGCTGGGTGAGAATGACTTCACATCCTTCCGTGCTGTGTATTGTCAATCCCGCAGCCCTTGGCGTAATCTAATGCATTTGAACGTATCGCGTCAGGGTAACTTTGTGATCATTGATATCAAGGCCAACGCCTTTGTTCATCATATGGTGCGCAACATTACCGGAAGCCTGATTAAAGTCGGCCGAGGCGAAGAAAAGCCGGAATGGATCCAGTGGTTGCTGGCCCAGAAAGATCGCACATTGGCAGGTGCAACAGCCAAAGCGGAAGGTCTGTACCTGGTAGAAGTGGACTATCCTGAAGAATACGATCTGCCGAAAGTGCCTGTTGGCCCGTTGTTCTTGCCAGATTGA
- a CDS encoding hypothetical protein (COG3170) has protein sequence MSDLSTMIKRFFLPVIFSTAVISNTATANTIRITGPTQGVQPATSSLPAATVAPSSADAIRYGPTTSNETLWSIASRYRPNNQISIYQVIGAIFRNNPQAFENSNIHGLIPGSHLVIPTERQMRLEYTDAVKQRLEADQRVSSRSQRRTSAQPQVTAPKPQPAVQAPKPAAPAPKPQEPKPAPTVVAQPEQPTEPMTEVEASEPEAAPKSELIPAKPTALQAQLDASDEQMTKLLESNHLLRVRLAEMQHEVAALKQQVSDDEMLREQIKGFIDQQRAQQAQVVEPQPGLFDRMIANPWMLAALALIPGALIASLLAYFLLGRKREAEDDVKALDAPQSQDETAMVPPPSPAPSDDGVPNLTLDDDDDLDDLFGDEESLFDDPESSLFSQESSLDSKPGGENSGFELGSNLGASSISVNSDDEAIGLEDMERALDEMDSKPEPNPDEELAAMWEQSLQADDDDEDSFDLSYDGDELDFDSPLDPSADGDQIIDQAMLDDLFSSDEDEQPSVASESAPQPEQLVGQAELDALFDSVDVDGAAGNVPSEQDTAEQAAVDKALADIEMMASPAAENDFASMFEQAVDRETDKSADRSTALLDELLEDEDSLTSEIELEEDSTALLDELLDEPEADDLLSNHDIEVAENSTELLDELLADVGEGLDTDDLDIDDFDGDMLDDDIEQQPVALDNIRIEEDSTELLDDILEQHFVPESGEDVERHEENVRESGGGPQQAPFSQEAEKHDDAVLASPEVESTGPEASAGLEASSNDVQSAGLKASTDLDGGAPLATDELPSQDNSDSSAVQEPPQAALAPEPEIDEIEQLLAAADMDSAIRDDRAEIEAIGQTVEQLLESLGNDEQASGDDFDRVEAPGSDELDAVQSPPPATAAEEQAEQSVAAQEERAAESSADFDDEFPVFDEETLLAELDEAPEPEGILQKAAEKMAQDVIDRATLSVDELPEFDEDAAFNDPELEPLQEGEHALDGDDEQAMLDNVVRQLQQAAEAAEKPQPEAIADALSASEQAEPSLAEPASPYSLHGRPDIEFETLDPASLPEFSEDDALQASFDEQYELEQYEREQGIDPQSSPAQEAAAPAEPFSPQPEQQAAEFQESTQPNAQATNIADGPLSEEFVDSAGLDMDALLSDPELQADWERELLVGRPQEVAADTSAADDLSEEEHEIWSASSPEPELEGEDWGEQPEMNIEDVPAFDEDELMADDSAGAESEIYAAEEELEPLSAIDEAASELVTEPQAAEPVKHERPESSYISIDELMKDLDDELLETELDEAPLNLDVGLDEFPDVLSDIGSLDIDSQGEFASKLDLAKAYLEMNDSEGARGLLEQVAQGGDAQLQQEAQALLAKLRN, from the coding sequence GTGTCTGACCTTTCGACGATGATAAAACGTTTTTTTCTGCCGGTAATTTTTTCCACCGCGGTAATTTCTAATACGGCCACCGCTAATACCATCCGCATTACCGGGCCAACTCAAGGCGTACAGCCTGCTACCTCTTCTTTGCCGGCCGCTACAGTGGCACCGTCGTCTGCCGATGCTATCCGCTATGGCCCGACGACCAGTAACGAGACGCTGTGGTCGATTGCTTCCCGCTACCGGCCAAATAACCAGATTTCTATCTATCAGGTCATCGGTGCGATTTTCCGCAACAACCCACAGGCGTTTGAAAACAGCAATATTCACGGCCTGATCCCCGGCAGCCATTTGGTGATTCCGACCGAAAGGCAAATGCGCCTAGAATATACCGATGCCGTCAAGCAACGCCTGGAAGCCGACCAGCGTGTATCGTCTCGTAGCCAGCGCCGTACGTCTGCCCAGCCGCAAGTGACGGCACCAAAGCCGCAGCCGGCGGTGCAAGCTCCTAAGCCTGCGGCTCCTGCGCCAAAGCCCCAGGAACCCAAGCCAGCGCCTACCGTGGTTGCCCAACCGGAGCAACCCACAGAACCCATGACCGAGGTTGAGGCCAGTGAGCCGGAAGCCGCGCCGAAGAGCGAATTGATCCCGGCGAAGCCGACGGCACTCCAGGCCCAGTTGGATGCCTCCGACGAGCAGATGACCAAGCTGCTGGAAAGCAATCATCTGTTGCGTGTCCGTCTGGCTGAAATGCAGCATGAAGTCGCGGCGCTGAAGCAGCAGGTGAGCGATGATGAAATGCTGCGCGAGCAAATCAAAGGGTTTATTGACCAGCAGCGTGCGCAGCAAGCACAAGTGGTTGAACCCCAGCCTGGGCTATTCGATCGCATGATTGCCAACCCATGGATGCTGGCGGCACTGGCATTGATCCCTGGTGCCTTGATTGCCAGTCTGCTGGCCTATTTCCTGCTTGGCCGCAAGCGCGAAGCAGAAGACGATGTCAAAGCCTTAGATGCGCCGCAGAGTCAGGACGAAACGGCCATGGTGCCACCGCCGTCACCGGCACCGTCTGATGATGGCGTCCCGAACCTAACATTGGATGACGATGATGATCTCGATGATCTGTTTGGTGATGAAGAGTCCTTGTTCGATGACCCTGAAAGTAGCCTGTTTAGTCAGGAATCATCGCTCGATTCGAAGCCGGGAGGGGAAAACAGCGGCTTTGAGCTCGGCAGTAATCTTGGGGCGAGCAGCATCTCGGTCAATAGCGACGATGAGGCTATAGGTCTGGAGGACATGGAGCGGGCGCTGGATGAAATGGACAGTAAGCCTGAGCCTAACCCTGACGAAGAATTGGCGGCGATGTGGGAGCAGTCTCTCCAGGCTGATGATGACGATGAAGATAGCTTCGACTTGTCTTACGACGGTGATGAGCTTGATTTTGACTCACCGCTAGACCCGTCGGCGGACGGTGATCAGATTATCGATCAGGCGATGCTGGATGACCTCTTCTCCTCTGATGAGGATGAGCAGCCTTCGGTTGCTTCAGAGTCAGCACCACAGCCTGAGCAGTTGGTCGGCCAAGCTGAGCTGGACGCCCTGTTTGACAGCGTCGACGTTGACGGTGCTGCGGGTAATGTGCCGAGCGAGCAAGATACGGCAGAGCAGGCTGCGGTGGACAAGGCGCTGGCCGATATTGAGATGATGGCGTCGCCTGCTGCGGAGAATGACTTTGCCTCGATGTTTGAGCAAGCGGTAGACCGCGAAACTGATAAGTCAGCGGACCGTTCCACGGCGCTGCTGGACGAATTGCTCGAGGATGAAGATAGCCTGACGTCAGAGATTGAGTTGGAAGAGGACAGTACGGCGCTGCTTGATGAGCTGCTGGATGAGCCTGAGGCAGACGATCTGCTGTCCAACCATGATATTGAAGTTGCTGAAAACAGCACAGAGCTGCTCGATGAGCTGCTGGCTGATGTCGGTGAAGGTTTGGATACCGACGATCTCGATATTGATGATTTTGATGGTGACATGCTTGACGATGACATTGAGCAGCAGCCTGTCGCACTTGATAATATCCGCATCGAAGAGGACAGCACCGAGCTGCTTGACGATATTCTGGAGCAGCATTTCGTGCCAGAGAGCGGGGAAGATGTTGAACGCCATGAAGAGAATGTGCGTGAAAGCGGTGGTGGGCCACAGCAGGCCCCCTTCAGCCAGGAAGCTGAAAAACACGACGATGCGGTCTTGGCAAGCCCAGAGGTTGAGAGCACTGGCCCAGAAGCGAGTGCCGGTCTAGAAGCGAGCAGTAACGATGTTCAAAGCGCAGGCCTTAAAGCCAGCACCGACCTTGATGGCGGCGCACCATTAGCAACCGATGAGTTGCCGTCACAGGACAATAGTGACAGTAGTGCGGTACAGGAACCGCCTCAAGCGGCTCTGGCGCCTGAGCCTGAAATTGATGAAATCGAGCAGTTGCTGGCTGCGGCTGACATGGACTCGGCAATACGGGATGACCGTGCTGAAATCGAAGCGATTGGCCAAACTGTTGAGCAGCTGCTAGAGAGCTTGGGGAATGATGAGCAGGCTAGCGGCGATGATTTTGACCGTGTGGAAGCGCCAGGCTCTGACGAGCTGGATGCTGTTCAATCGCCACCGCCAGCAACGGCGGCGGAAGAACAAGCAGAGCAGAGCGTCGCAGCTCAAGAGGAAAGAGCGGCTGAATCGAGTGCCGACTTTGACGATGAATTCCCTGTTTTTGATGAGGAAACGCTATTAGCAGAGCTTGATGAGGCCCCTGAGCCGGAAGGGATCTTGCAAAAAGCCGCTGAAAAGATGGCTCAGGACGTCATTGATAGGGCTACTTTGTCGGTCGATGAGCTGCCTGAGTTCGATGAAGACGCGGCGTTTAATGACCCGGAATTGGAGCCGCTGCAAGAAGGCGAGCATGCGCTGGACGGGGATGACGAGCAGGCCATGCTCGATAATGTCGTGCGCCAGCTGCAGCAGGCTGCAGAAGCGGCAGAGAAGCCTCAGCCCGAGGCCATTGCTGACGCGCTGTCCGCGAGTGAGCAGGCCGAGCCTTCGCTAGCCGAGCCTGCCAGCCCATATTCGTTGCATGGTCGCCCGGACATTGAGTTTGAAACCCTGGATCCCGCAAGCCTGCCTGAGTTTAGCGAGGATGATGCCCTGCAGGCCTCCTTCGATGAGCAGTATGAGCTTGAGCAGTATGAGCGAGAGCAGGGGATCGACCCGCAGTCATCGCCAGCCCAGGAGGCGGCTGCGCCTGCAGAACCCTTTAGCCCGCAGCCGGAGCAACAGGCGGCAGAGTTTCAAGAGAGCACCCAACCAAACGCCCAGGCAACGAATATTGCTGATGGGCCGTTGAGCGAGGAGTTTGTCGACTCGGCAGGGCTGGATATGGATGCCCTGCTCAGCGATCCTGAATTGCAGGCGGACTGGGAGCGAGAGCTGCTGGTCGGCCGTCCACAGGAAGTGGCTGCTGATACGTCAGCCGCTGACGACCTGTCGGAAGAAGAGCATGAGATTTGGTCGGCGAGTAGCCCTGAACCTGAACTTGAAGGTGAGGATTGGGGTGAGCAGCCAGAGATGAATATCGAAGATGTCCCAGCCTTCGATGAAGATGAGCTCATGGCTGACGATAGTGCTGGTGCCGAGTCTGAGATCTATGCTGCGGAAGAGGAGTTGGAGCCTTTGTCTGCGATAGATGAAGCGGCCAGCGAATTAGTGACTGAGCCCCAAGCGGCAGAGCCGGTTAAGCATGAGCGGCCTGAGTCCTCTTACATCAGTATCGATGAGCTGATGAAAGATTTGGATGACGAGCTGCTTGAGACCGAGTTGGACGAAGCGCCACTGAATCTCGATGTTGGCCTGGATGAGTTTCCGGATGTGTTGTCTGATATCGGTAGCCTGGATATCGACAGCCAGGGGGAGTTTGCCAGCAAGCTCGATCTGGCCAAGGCTTATCTCGAAATGAATGACAGCGAAGGTGCCCGTGGGTTGCTTGAGCAAGTCGCCCAAGGAGGCGATGCCCAACTGCAGCAAGAAGCACAAGCCCTGTTGGCGAAGCTGAGAAATTAA
- a CDS encoding aspartate-semialdehyde dehydrogenase (COG0136), producing MSQEFDIAVLGATGAVGETIVEVLEERNFPVRNLYLLASERSAGKTLRFKGKSVRVTNVEEFDWGQVQLAIFSAGAEASERWAPIAADYGVVVIDNTSRFRYDYDVPLVIPEVNPHALAEYRNRNIIANPNCSTIQMLVALKPIHEAYGIERINVATYQSVSGTGKKGVDELAGQTAKLLNGLPAESNVYDKQIAFNCLPHIDQFMDNGYTKEEMKMVWETQKILGDDNIRVNPTCVRVPVFYGHAEAVHVETCQPVHVEEAISLLENAEGIEVFHGNDYPTQVSDATGKDHVMVARIREDISHPCGLNMWVVADNVRKGAATNSVQIAEKLIEEYL from the coding sequence TGAGCCAGGAATTTGATATTGCAGTACTCGGTGCAACCGGCGCTGTCGGCGAAACCATTGTAGAAGTTCTTGAGGAACGCAATTTTCCTGTTCGCAATCTCTATTTACTTGCTTCTGAGCGTAGTGCAGGCAAAACCTTGCGTTTTAAAGGTAAGTCCGTGCGTGTCACCAATGTTGAAGAGTTCGACTGGGGCCAAGTTCAGCTAGCTATTTTCTCTGCCGGAGCAGAAGCGTCTGAGCGCTGGGCACCGATTGCTGCCGATTACGGGGTTGTGGTGATCGACAATACCTCCCGCTTCCGCTACGACTACGATGTGCCGTTGGTGATCCCTGAGGTGAACCCGCACGCGTTGGCGGAATACCGTAACCGCAACATTATTGCCAACCCTAACTGCTCGACTATTCAGATGTTGGTGGCGCTGAAGCCGATCCACGAGGCATACGGTATTGAGCGTATCAATGTGGCGACCTACCAATCGGTATCGGGCACCGGTAAGAAAGGGGTGGACGAGCTAGCGGGCCAGACGGCCAAGCTGCTTAACGGCCTGCCTGCGGAAAGCAATGTCTACGACAAGCAGATTGCTTTCAACTGCCTGCCTCATATCGATCAGTTCATGGACAACGGCTACACCAAGGAAGAGATGAAGATGGTGTGGGAAACCCAGAAGATCCTGGGCGATGACAATATCCGTGTTAACCCGACTTGTGTTCGTGTTCCCGTATTCTACGGCCACGCCGAAGCGGTTCACGTAGAAACGTGTCAGCCGGTGCATGTCGAAGAAGCCATCAGCCTGCTGGAAAACGCCGAGGGTATCGAAGTCTTCCACGGCAATGACTACCCGACTCAGGTCAGTGACGCGACCGGTAAGGATCACGTCATGGTGGCCCGTATCCGCGAAGACATCAGTCACCCTTGCGGCCTGAACATGTGGGTGGTTGCTGACAATGTCCGCAAGGGCGCTGCGACCAACAGTGTCCAGATTGCCGAGAAGCTGATCGAAGAGTATCTATAA